One segment of Fructilactobacillus hinvesii DNA contains the following:
- a CDS encoding F0F1 ATP synthase subunit gamma, giving the protein MAESMNEVKHRIASTKNTRQITEAMQMVQTVKLNQIQGQTATYNEYVAKIKAVVMHLAESHLLDSQTPSKTKDQGKQGPTAYLVITSDRGMVGSYNSNAIRGANRFIADHTPNADDYVILAVGGTGADFYKKNQANVAYEYRGVSDIPSYQEVKGIVKTITQMYNDHLFSELYVCYNHFVNRVRSDFRVEKLLPMDRESIEQSMSGGKGAGASVQTETLTAEYEVEPSEQEVLHAILPQYSESLVYGAILDAKTAEHSSSSMAMKAATDNADDLISTLELKYNRARQAAITTEITEITGGQEALNH; this is encoded by the coding sequence ATGGCTGAATCAATGAATGAAGTCAAGCACCGGATTGCCTCCACTAAAAATACCCGGCAAATTACGGAAGCCATGCAAATGGTCCAAACCGTAAAGTTGAATCAAATTCAAGGGCAAACGGCAACGTACAACGAGTACGTGGCTAAAATTAAAGCGGTGGTAATGCACTTGGCTGAGTCACACTTGTTAGATAGCCAAACGCCTTCAAAGACAAAGGACCAAGGCAAGCAAGGTCCAACGGCTTACTTAGTGATTACGTCTGATCGGGGAATGGTTGGTAGTTACAATAGTAACGCAATCCGTGGTGCTAATCGGTTTATCGCCGATCACACCCCTAATGCGGATGACTACGTTATCCTAGCAGTAGGAGGAACGGGTGCTGATTTCTATAAAAAGAATCAGGCAAACGTTGCTTATGAGTATCGTGGCGTTTCTGACATTCCTAGTTATCAAGAGGTTAAAGGGATTGTGAAAACAATCACCCAAATGTATAACGATCACTTGTTTAGCGAGTTATACGTTTGTTACAACCACTTTGTCAATCGAGTTCGTTCGGACTTTCGGGTAGAAAAACTACTCCCAATGGACCGAGAATCGATTGAACAAAGTATGTCTGGAGGAAAAGGAGCGGGCGCTAGCGTCCAAACCGAAACTCTGACTGCTGAATACGAAGTGGAACCTTCAGAGCAGGAAGTGTTACACGCTATTTTGCCACAGTATTCGGAAAGTTTAGTATACGGGGCAATTTTAGATGCCAAAACTGCCGAACATTCATCAAGTTCGATGGCGATGAAAGCAGCAACTGACAATGCTGATGATTTAATTTCTACTCTGGAATTAAAATACAATCGAGCTCGACAGGCTGCGATTACGACCGAAATCACCGAAATTACTGGTGGTCAGGAAGCATTGAATCACTAA
- the atpD gene encoding F0F1 ATP synthase subunit beta: MSAGKVVQVIGPVVDVEFPLDGDLPEINDALKIQKGDNDVLVTEVALELGDGVVRTIAMDGTDGLRRGMEVENTGAPIEVPVGNDTLGRVFNVLGETIDGGPEFGPDAERWSIHREAPKFDEINPSAEVLETGIKVIDLLAPYIRGGKVGLFGGAGVGKTVLIQELIHNIAQGHNGISVFTGVGERTREGNDMYFEMKGSGVLKQTAMVYGQMNEPPGARMRVALTGLTIAEYFRDEAGKDVLLFIDNIFRFTQAGTEVSALLGRIPSAVGYQPTLATEMGQLQERITSTKKGAITSIQAVYVPADDYTDPAPATTFAHLDATTNLERSLTQQGIYPAVDPLASTSSALDPAIIGDEHFQVASEVQHVLQRYRELQDIISILGMDELSDEEKTIVGRARRIQFFLSQPFSVAETFTNVPGKYVSVKDTVAGFKGILDGKYDYIPEDFFRNCGPIEDVVAKYDATQKDTDK; this comes from the coding sequence ATGAGTGCTGGTAAAGTTGTACAAGTAATTGGACCGGTTGTCGATGTTGAATTTCCCCTAGATGGCGATTTACCTGAAATTAATGATGCTTTGAAAATCCAAAAGGGCGACAATGACGTTTTAGTAACTGAAGTGGCGCTTGAATTGGGTGACGGAGTGGTCAGAACGATTGCCATGGACGGAACTGATGGGTTACGTCGTGGGATGGAAGTTGAAAACACGGGCGCTCCAATTGAAGTTCCCGTGGGTAATGACACACTAGGACGAGTATTTAATGTTTTAGGGGAAACCATTGATGGTGGCCCTGAATTTGGTCCTGATGCTGAACGGTGGAGCATTCACCGGGAAGCACCAAAATTTGATGAAATTAACCCGTCAGCCGAAGTGTTGGAAACGGGAATTAAAGTTATTGACTTACTGGCTCCGTACATTCGGGGTGGTAAGGTTGGATTGTTCGGTGGTGCCGGAGTTGGTAAGACCGTTTTAATCCAAGAATTAATCCATAACATTGCGCAAGGACACAACGGAATTTCCGTCTTTACTGGGGTTGGTGAACGAACCCGTGAAGGAAACGATATGTACTTCGAAATGAAGGGATCGGGAGTTCTGAAGCAAACCGCCATGGTGTATGGACAAATGAATGAGCCGCCTGGTGCTCGGATGCGGGTTGCTTTGACGGGACTGACGATTGCGGAATACTTCCGTGATGAAGCTGGAAAAGACGTGCTGTTATTTATTGATAACATCTTCCGGTTTACCCAAGCTGGTACGGAAGTTTCTGCCTTGTTAGGTCGGATTCCTTCCGCCGTAGGGTACCAGCCAACGTTAGCCACGGAAATGGGTCAGTTGCAAGAACGGATCACCTCGACGAAGAAGGGTGCCATTACCTCGATTCAAGCGGTTTATGTTCCTGCCGATGACTACACTGACCCTGCACCCGCTACGACGTTCGCGCACTTGGATGCCACGACTAACTTGGAACGGTCTTTGACTCAACAAGGGATTTATCCAGCCGTGGACCCATTGGCATCAACCTCCTCCGCTTTGGATCCGGCCATCATTGGGGATGAACATTTCCAAGTTGCTAGTGAAGTGCAACATGTCTTACAACGGTACCGGGAATTACAAGATATCATCTCAATCTTAGGGATGGATGAATTATCTGACGAAGAAAAGACGATTGTTGGTCGGGCTCGTCGGATTCAATTCTTCTTGTCGCAACCATTCTCAGTCGCTGAAACGTTTACGAACGTTCCTGGTAAGTACGTTTCCGTGAAGGATACAGTGGCCGGCTTCAAAGGCATCTTAGACGGTAAGTACGACTACATTCCAGAAGATTTCTTTAGAAACTGTGGTCCGATTGAAGATGTGGTTGCCAAGTACGATGCTACCCAAAAGGATACCGACAAGTAA